A window from Actinomycetospora corticicola encodes these proteins:
- a CDS encoding cupin domain-containing protein: MSLLTAAVDQSWETWDDPVRGRLRWCLLDDGTDPAPHAITTGVIDLELGDWLGRHRHAATELYFVVSGTAHVALAGEETTVHAGTHVRLPGGIEHGLSAGDGPARVLFSFPTTAFADVVYRFRDDPTA, from the coding sequence ATGTCGCTCCTCACCGCCGCCGTCGACCAGTCGTGGGAGACCTGGGACGACCCCGTCCGCGGCCGCCTGCGCTGGTGCCTGCTCGACGACGGGACCGACCCGGCCCCGCACGCCATCACCACCGGTGTGATCGACCTCGAGCTCGGCGACTGGCTCGGCCGCCACCGCCACGCCGCGACGGAGCTGTACTTCGTGGTGTCCGGCACCGCGCACGTCGCGCTGGCGGGCGAGGAGACGACGGTGCACGCCGGGACGCACGTCCGTCTGCCCGGCGGCATCGAGCACGGCCTGTCCGCCGGCGACGGTCCGGCACGCGTGTTGTTCTCCTTCCCGACGACGGCCTTCGCGGACGTCGTCTACCGCTTCCGCGACGATCCGACGGCCTGA
- the orn gene encoding oligoribonuclease codes for MNGRLVWIDCEMTGLDLGKDKLIEIAALVTDQDLVPLGDGVDVVIHASDDDLENMPEVVVEMHAKSGLTEEVRASSVTLEEAEKLVLDYIREHVPDARSAPLCGNSIATDRGFIARDMPDLDGYLHYRMIDVSSIKELCRRWYPRIYYAQPEKGLAHRALADARESIRELEYYRRTAFVPLPGPTTDEARAAAADVVDAERS; via the coding sequence GTGAACGGACGGCTGGTGTGGATCGATTGCGAGATGACCGGGCTCGATCTCGGCAAGGACAAGCTGATCGAGATCGCGGCGCTCGTGACCGACCAGGACCTCGTCCCCCTCGGTGACGGCGTCGACGTGGTCATCCACGCCTCCGACGACGATCTCGAGAACATGCCCGAGGTCGTCGTCGAGATGCACGCGAAGTCGGGGCTGACCGAGGAGGTCCGGGCGTCGTCGGTGACGCTCGAGGAGGCCGAGAAGCTGGTCCTCGACTACATCCGCGAGCACGTCCCCGACGCCCGCTCCGCGCCCCTGTGCGGCAACTCGATCGCCACCGACCGCGGCTTCATCGCGCGCGACATGCCGGACCTCGACGGCTACCTGCACTACCGCATGATCGACGTCAGCTCGATCAAGGAGCTGTGCCGGCGCTGGTACCCGCGCATCTACTACGCGCAGCCCGAGAAGGGGCTCGCCCACCGCGCGCTCGCCGACGCCCGCGAGTCGATCCGCGAGCTCGAGTACTACCGCCGCACCGCGTTCGTGCCCCTCCCGGGCCCGACGACGGACGAGGCCCGCGCCGCCGCCGCCGACGTGGTCGACGCCGAGCGTTCCTGA
- a CDS encoding acyl-CoA dehydrogenase family protein, with product MTVHPPDLAIGSDPLALARGAAEMLLENAADSDDPALGVQRCMLRWLAAQGLYGVAAPTELGGLGRDDRTLAEVEEILAGADAATWFVLTQHRTPQKLSLDSSYPAAEQYREALCRGDELGGIAVAHLRRPGPPAIRAVPDGRSGWRFTGRTEWCTGWGLVDLVLVAAVADSGEVVFALLPAHERPGLVATEPYALAVMGGTRTVGLRLDDVAVAADEVAAIVPVEDWRRRDAGTVIDTKPATLGLLRRVIDETLRTGHERDRPAAVEEAQALASTAWPLRERAYELRFAPDKDRFVSERLELRGRIAELTVRAAAGLVAARGGSAMYSSSHEQRWSREAMFHLVQAQTDDVRSAQLAAFSH from the coding sequence ATGACCGTCCACCCACCCGACCTGGCCATCGGGTCCGATCCCCTCGCGCTCGCGCGGGGGGCCGCCGAGATGTTGCTCGAGAACGCCGCGGACTCGGACGACCCCGCGCTCGGCGTCCAGCGCTGCATGTTGCGCTGGCTCGCCGCGCAGGGGCTCTACGGCGTCGCCGCGCCGACGGAGCTCGGCGGGCTCGGCCGGGACGACCGGACGCTCGCCGAGGTCGAGGAGATCCTCGCGGGGGCGGACGCCGCGACGTGGTTCGTGCTCACCCAGCACCGCACGCCGCAGAAGCTCTCGCTCGACTCGTCGTACCCGGCGGCCGAGCAGTACCGCGAGGCCCTCTGCCGCGGCGACGAGCTCGGCGGGATCGCGGTGGCCCACCTGCGGCGGCCGGGGCCGCCGGCCATCCGGGCCGTTCCCGACGGCAGGTCGGGGTGGCGGTTCACCGGTCGGACCGAGTGGTGCACCGGCTGGGGACTGGTCGACCTCGTCCTGGTGGCGGCGGTCGCCGACTCCGGCGAGGTGGTGTTCGCTCTGCTGCCGGCGCACGAGCGGCCGGGCCTGGTGGCGACCGAGCCGTACGCGCTCGCCGTCATGGGCGGGACCCGCACGGTGGGGCTGCGGCTCGACGACGTGGCGGTCGCCGCCGACGAGGTCGCGGCGATCGTGCCGGTGGAGGACTGGCGCCGCCGCGACGCCGGGACCGTCATCGACACCAAGCCCGCGACCCTGGGCCTGCTCCGACGCGTCATCGACGAGACGCTGCGCACCGGGCACGAGCGCGACCGCCCGGCCGCCGTCGAGGAGGCGCAGGCCCTGGCGTCGACGGCGTGGCCGCTGCGCGAGCGGGCCTACGAGCTGCGCTTCGCCCCCGACAAGGACCGCTTCGTCTCCGAGCGCCTGGAACTGCGGGGCCGGATCGCCGAGCTGACCGTCCGCGCCGCGGCGGGGCTGGTCGCCGCCCGGGGCGGGTCGGCGATGTACTCGTCGTCGCACGAGCAGCGGTGGTCCCGCGAGGCGATGTTCCACCTCGTGCAGGCCCAGACCGACGACGTCCGCTCGGCGCAGTTGGCGGCGTTCTCGCACTGA
- a CDS encoding AMP-binding protein, which yields MRTPFGTPTELATGVRLLIGAGVVAPIAPHRVVKFPVALYRYGFTPTTAYTIGAWRHPKQVAIIDDRGTVTYGELHERTDRLARALADRNVGPGSKIAVLCRNHRGPIETIIAASKIGADVVLMNTGLSTGQMKAVAEEQELTSIVVDSDLVDRLDEVPESVTRIGAWQDEGAACWGDDTLEGLIAVDGSKDLPTKPPTGKTIVLTSGTTGTPKGAERPTPGGIGPVNAILSRIPLTAREPALVSAPLFHTWGFAAFQIGSLMGSTLVLRRKFDPEDALRQLAIHRCTSMFAVPVMLQRILELGDDAIARYDTSALKTVTATGSAMPPHKVTEFLDTFGEKLYMLYGSTEVSWASIAKPEELRQEPGTAGKPPAGTDVKILGDDDQELPAGETGRIFVGNDMLFTGYTGGRGETEVVDGMLGTGDLGHYDDKGLLFISGRADDMIVSGGENIHAGEVEGLLGDMDGVKEAAVVGVDDEEYGQRLAAYLVLEDGAKVSADDVRDHVKNNLARFATPRDVEFLDELPRNQTGKVVKKELGQSSS from the coding sequence GTGAGGACGCCGTTCGGAACCCCGACCGAGCTCGCGACGGGGGTCCGCCTCCTGATCGGAGCCGGGGTCGTCGCCCCGATCGCGCCGCACCGGGTGGTGAAGTTCCCGGTCGCGCTCTACCGCTACGGCTTCACGCCGACCACCGCCTACACGATCGGCGCGTGGCGGCACCCGAAGCAGGTCGCGATCATCGACGACCGCGGCACCGTCACCTACGGCGAGCTGCACGAGCGGACCGACCGCCTCGCGCGGGCCCTGGCCGACCGCAACGTCGGGCCCGGCAGCAAGATCGCCGTGCTCTGCCGCAACCACCGCGGCCCCATCGAGACGATCATCGCCGCGTCGAAGATCGGCGCCGACGTCGTCCTGATGAACACCGGACTCTCCACCGGCCAGATGAAGGCCGTCGCCGAGGAGCAGGAGCTGACGAGCATCGTCGTCGACTCCGACCTCGTCGACCGCCTCGACGAGGTGCCGGAGTCGGTCACGCGCATCGGCGCGTGGCAGGACGAGGGCGCGGCCTGCTGGGGCGACGACACCCTCGAGGGCCTCATCGCGGTGGACGGGTCGAAGGACCTGCCGACCAAGCCGCCGACGGGCAAGACCATCGTCCTGACGTCGGGCACCACCGGCACCCCCAAGGGCGCCGAGCGGCCGACCCCCGGCGGCATCGGGCCGGTCAACGCGATCCTCTCGCGCATCCCGCTGACCGCCCGTGAGCCGGCGCTGGTCTCGGCGCCGCTGTTCCACACGTGGGGCTTCGCGGCGTTCCAGATCGGCTCGCTCATGGGCTCGACGCTCGTGCTGCGCCGCAAGTTCGACCCCGAGGACGCGCTGCGCCAGCTCGCCATCCACCGGTGCACGTCGATGTTCGCCGTGCCCGTGATGCTGCAGCGCATCCTGGAGCTCGGCGACGACGCGATCGCCCGCTACGACACCTCCGCGCTGAAGACGGTCACCGCGACCGGCTCGGCGATGCCGCCGCACAAGGTCACCGAGTTCCTCGACACCTTCGGCGAGAAGCTCTACATGCTCTACGGCTCGACCGAGGTCTCGTGGGCCTCGATCGCGAAGCCCGAGGAGCTGCGCCAGGAGCCGGGGACGGCGGGCAAGCCCCCGGCCGGCACCGACGTCAAGATCCTCGGCGACGACGACCAGGAGCTCCCCGCGGGCGAGACCGGCCGCATCTTCGTCGGCAACGACATGCTCTTCACCGGCTACACCGGCGGCCGCGGGGAGACCGAGGTCGTCGACGGGATGCTCGGCACCGGCGACCTCGGCCACTACGACGACAAGGGCCTGCTCTTCATCTCCGGCCGCGCCGACGACATGATCGTCTCCGGCGGCGAGAACATCCACGCCGGTGAGGTCGAGGGCCTGCTCGGCGACATGGACGGCGTCAAGGAGGCCGCGGTCGTCGGCGTCGACGACGAGGAGTACGGCCAGCGTCTCGCGGCCTACCTCGTGCTCGAGGACGGCGCGAAGGTCTCGGCCGACGACGTCCGCGACCACGTCAAGAACAACCTCGCCCGCTTCGCGACCCCGCGCGACGTGGAATTCCTCGACGAACTGCCGCGCAACCAGACCGGCAAGGTCGTCAAGAAGGAGCTCGGTCAGTCCTCGTCGTGA
- a CDS encoding SDR family oxidoreductase, which yields MRYLVTGGTGFLGRAVLARLLEREDCEAVHALVRRGSVQKLRRRTRDLPGVDRLVPVTGDLTKDRLGLDDDAVNDLAGQVDEVLHLGAIYDVTADEEANRSANVDGTRNVVALAAEIGARCFHHVSSVAVAGEHEGVFTEDDFDLGQRFGNPYHETKFAAEKIVREESTIPWRVYRPAIVVGDSRTGEIDKIDGPYYLMGAIGALGRLPGFLRLPAPELGATNIVPVDYVADAMVALVHTPDLDGRAFHLVNPRPQPLSEIYNGLAGPLGAPKLVPVLPPAVGKALTRAAGAAADTDAGGSARDIALAEFDIPPEVLPHLTFPCVYTAEQTVQALDGMTPPEFGDYAPVLVRYWREHLDPNRARRKRPGPPLLGRRVVITGASSGIGRETAIRVARNGGVPLLVARRQEELDEVRLEIEREGGQAHTYTCDITDAESVDATVKSMLADHAGPDTGIDMLVNNAGRSIRRSVKLELDRFHDFERTMAINYFGAIRLTMALLPHMIERRFGHVVDISSIGVQTGPPRFSAYVASKAALDAWARIVATEVIGDGVTFTTVHMPLVRTDMIAPTKIYDAFPTLSPEEAADMVVNALIHRPKHVGTALGTLGAVSASLTPRIVDVVMHVAYRVFPESRAAREGSDELTPGEDRALQAGPLSRGAQAFARLLPGVHW from the coding sequence ATGCGCTACCTCGTTACCGGCGGTACCGGGTTCCTCGGACGCGCGGTCCTCGCCCGGCTGCTGGAGCGCGAGGACTGCGAGGCGGTCCACGCCCTGGTCCGGCGCGGCTCGGTGCAGAAGCTACGCCGCCGCACCCGGGACCTCCCCGGCGTGGACAGGCTCGTCCCCGTCACGGGTGACCTGACGAAGGACCGGCTCGGGCTCGACGACGACGCCGTGAACGACCTCGCCGGCCAGGTCGACGAGGTGCTGCACCTCGGCGCGATCTACGACGTCACCGCCGACGAGGAGGCCAACCGCTCGGCGAACGTCGACGGCACGCGGAACGTCGTGGCGCTGGCCGCCGAGATCGGCGCGCGCTGCTTCCACCACGTCTCGAGCGTCGCGGTCGCCGGGGAGCACGAGGGTGTGTTCACCGAGGACGACTTCGACCTCGGCCAGCGGTTCGGCAACCCGTACCACGAGACGAAGTTCGCAGCGGAGAAGATCGTCCGCGAGGAGTCCACGATCCCGTGGCGGGTGTACCGGCCCGCGATCGTGGTGGGCGACTCGCGCACCGGCGAGATCGACAAGATCGACGGCCCGTACTACCTCATGGGTGCGATCGGCGCGCTCGGCCGCCTGCCGGGGTTCCTGCGCCTGCCCGCGCCGGAGCTGGGCGCCACGAACATCGTGCCGGTGGACTACGTGGCCGACGCCATGGTCGCGCTGGTGCACACCCCCGATCTCGACGGGCGCGCGTTCCACCTGGTCAACCCGCGTCCGCAGCCGCTCTCCGAGATCTACAACGGGCTGGCCGGCCCCCTGGGCGCACCGAAGCTCGTGCCGGTGCTGCCACCCGCCGTCGGGAAGGCCCTGACGCGGGCGGCCGGCGCGGCGGCGGACACCGATGCGGGCGGGTCGGCCCGGGACATCGCGCTGGCGGAGTTCGACATCCCGCCGGAGGTCCTGCCGCACCTGACGTTCCCGTGCGTCTACACCGCCGAGCAGACCGTCCAGGCCCTGGACGGGATGACGCCGCCGGAGTTCGGCGACTACGCACCCGTGCTGGTCCGGTACTGGCGCGAGCACCTCGACCCGAACCGCGCCCGGCGCAAGCGCCCCGGACCGCCCCTGCTCGGCCGACGCGTCGTCATCACCGGCGCGTCGAGCGGGATCGGGCGGGAGACCGCGATCCGCGTCGCCCGGAACGGCGGGGTGCCGCTGCTCGTGGCCCGGCGTCAGGAGGAGCTCGACGAGGTGCGCCTCGAGATCGAGCGCGAGGGCGGCCAGGCGCACACCTACACCTGCGACATCACCGACGCCGAGTCGGTCGACGCGACGGTCAAGTCGATGCTCGCCGACCACGCGGGCCCGGACACCGGCATCGACATGCTGGTGAACAACGCCGGCCGCTCGATCCGGCGCTCGGTGAAGCTGGAGCTCGACCGGTTCCACGACTTCGAGCGCACGATGGCGATCAACTACTTCGGGGCGATCCGCCTGACGATGGCCCTGCTGCCGCACATGATCGAGCGGCGTTTCGGCCACGTCGTGGACATCTCCTCGATCGGCGTGCAGACCGGTCCGCCGCGGTTCTCCGCCTACGTCGCGTCGAAGGCCGCGCTGGACGCGTGGGCCCGCATCGTCGCCACCGAGGTGATCGGCGACGGCGTCACGTTCACGACGGTCCACATGCCGCTGGTCCGCACGGACATGATCGCCCCGACGAAGATCTACGACGCCTTCCCCACGCTGTCGCCCGAGGAGGCGGCGGACATGGTGGTGAACGCGCTCATCCACCGCCCCAAGCACGTCGGCACCGCGCTCGGCACGCTCGGCGCCGTCTCGGCGTCGCTGACGCCGCGGATCGTGGACGTCGTCATGCACGTCGCCTATCGCGTGTTCCCCGAATCGCGGGCGGCGCGTGAGGGTAGTGATGAGTTGACCCCCGGCGAGGACCGTGCCCTGCAGGCCGGTCCGCTCTCGCGCGGGGCACAGGCCTTTGCCCGACTTCTCCCTGGAGTGCACTGGTGA
- a CDS encoding helix-turn-helix domain-containing protein: MADATEWSDVVADALVAADFSFARPERFRGRVTQRRLGPASLIAMVAHPHVAVREAEHIASGAPSETLLSLQLEGHAEFRQDGRTATVSPGDLVFYDSARPVEIVAREGYRSLCFRFPTSGPGGHRRPEPLTATTLRGAHGLAPAVAGLLTGLQSSTGGTAALAASAQQAAELARTLFDDELARRGLLTADEPHDALRAAFDEHVDAHLADPDLTPRSAAAALFVSPRLLHAVLAEDGRTPAGTIRTRRLDRCLADLADPAAASTPVSAVARRWGFPNATRFGQLVRARTGRTPTAYRRAMLG; this comes from the coding sequence ATGGCCGACGCGACCGAGTGGTCCGACGTGGTCGCCGACGCCCTCGTCGCCGCCGACTTCTCCTTCGCCCGCCCCGAGCGCTTCCGCGGGCGCGTCACGCAGCGCCGCCTGGGTCCCGCCTCGCTCATCGCGATGGTCGCCCACCCGCACGTCGCGGTGCGCGAGGCCGAGCACATCGCGTCCGGCGCCCCGTCCGAGACGCTGCTGTCGCTGCAGCTCGAGGGCCACGCGGAGTTCCGGCAGGACGGCCGCACCGCGACGGTCTCCCCCGGCGACCTGGTGTTCTACGACTCGGCCCGGCCGGTCGAGATCGTCGCCCGCGAGGGCTACCGCAGTCTCTGCTTCCGCTTCCCGACGTCGGGTCCGGGCGGCCACCGCCGCCCCGAGCCGCTCACGGCGACCACCCTGCGCGGCGCGCACGGCCTCGCGCCGGCCGTGGCGGGGCTCCTCACCGGCCTGCAGTCCTCCACCGGCGGGACGGCCGCGCTCGCGGCGTCGGCGCAGCAGGCCGCGGAGCTGGCCCGCACCCTGTTCGACGACGAGCTCGCCCGCCGCGGCCTGCTCACCGCGGACGAGCCCCACGACGCGCTGCGTGCCGCCTTCGACGAGCACGTGGACGCCCACCTCGCCGACCCCGACCTCACGCCCCGTTCCGCGGCGGCCGCCCTGTTCGTCTCCCCGCGCCTGCTGCACGCCGTGCTCGCCGAGGACGGCCGCACCCCGGCCGGGACGATCCGCACCCGCCGGCTGGACCGGTGCTTGGCCGACCTCGCCGACCCGGCCGCCGCGAGCACCCCGGTCTCGGCGGTCGCGCGCCGCTGGGGGTTCCCCAACGCCACCCGTTTCGGGCAGCTCGTGCGCGCCCGGACCGGGCGGACGCCCACCGCCTACCGGCGGGCGATGCTCGGGTGA
- a CDS encoding acyl-CoA dehydrogenase family protein, with the protein MTEQLTRPGLHVGDEFDGIVARLEALDPLLRAEADAVEAAGRLTPRVVEALEDARAFDIGMPAELGGPEFTPRQVIRAVETLSRADASTGWVVMALQMVAGTTVAYLGADTVADMLDGSHRMLAAGQGTRPGRARVAPGGYRVSGSWQFASGLLHCSHVHTAAIVEETGEALVFTLPREQATLVENWDVMGLRGTGSIDYTLDDVFVPAERTYVATTTEPLVGGAVYRCGLANMAGICHAGWALGVGRRLLDEMSALAVAKSGTFGAGVDTTEFHAAYARAEATLRAARAWTSEVWADNEATLASGSALSTDQETLTRLALATTTEAALEVGQTVYRWAGTAALRSGPLNRVFRDLHGGTQHVTSSPAVVQGTGKRLAGLAPDARWVFLNLVG; encoded by the coding sequence ATGACCGAGCAGCTGACCCGCCCCGGCCTGCACGTCGGCGACGAGTTCGACGGGATCGTCGCCCGCCTGGAGGCCCTCGACCCGCTCCTGCGGGCCGAGGCCGACGCCGTGGAGGCCGCCGGCCGCCTCACCCCGCGCGTGGTGGAGGCCCTCGAGGACGCCCGCGCCTTCGACATCGGCATGCCCGCCGAGCTGGGCGGCCCGGAGTTCACGCCGCGTCAGGTGATCCGGGCGGTCGAGACACTGTCGCGGGCCGACGCCTCGACCGGCTGGGTCGTCATGGCCCTGCAGATGGTCGCGGGCACCACCGTCGCCTACCTGGGCGCGGACACCGTGGCCGACATGCTCGACGGGTCGCACCGGATGCTGGCCGCCGGGCAGGGGACGCGGCCGGGCCGTGCCCGCGTGGCGCCCGGCGGCTACCGGGTGTCCGGCTCCTGGCAGTTCGCCTCCGGCCTGCTGCACTGCAGCCACGTCCACACCGCGGCGATCGTCGAGGAGACCGGCGAGGCGCTCGTGTTCACGCTGCCCCGCGAGCAGGCGACCCTGGTCGAGAACTGGGACGTCATGGGCCTGCGCGGCACCGGCAGCATCGACTACACGCTCGACGACGTGTTCGTCCCCGCCGAGCGCACCTATGTCGCGACCACCACGGAGCCACTGGTCGGCGGCGCGGTCTACCGGTGCGGCCTCGCGAACATGGCCGGCATCTGCCACGCCGGGTGGGCGCTCGGCGTGGGCCGACGGCTGCTCGACGAGATGTCGGCGCTCGCCGTGGCGAAGAGCGGCACGTTCGGGGCGGGCGTCGACACCACCGAGTTCCACGCCGCCTACGCCCGCGCCGAGGCGACGCTGCGGGCGGCGCGCGCGTGGACGTCCGAGGTCTGGGCGGACAACGAGGCCACGCTCGCCAGCGGGTCGGCGCTCTCGACCGACCAGGAGACGCTGACCCGTCTCGCGCTGGCCACGACGACGGAGGCGGCGCTCGAGGTGGGGCAGACGGTCTACCGCTGGGCCGGCACCGCCGCGCTGCGCTCCGGTCCGCTGAACCGGGTGTTCCGCGATCTGCACGGCGGCACCCAGCACGTCACCTCGTCGCCGGCCGTCGTCCAGGGCACCGGCAAGCGGCTCGCCGGGCTCGCCCCGGACGCGCGGTGGGTGTTCCTGAACCTCGTGGGGTAG
- the ligD gene encoding non-homologous end-joining DNA ligase, which yields MVDLANLPPEQVRALRRAPDAGFRAPMLASLSKPTDPPPPRAGWSFERKLDGVRVIATRERGERPRLWSRNRKPADASYPEVVEALDAAGPDRFVLDGEIIAADGRFGSLQARMHLSDPRRARATGVAIECHLFDLLVLDDLDVTRLPLVTRKALLGTVVRPEPPVLVLSPALDGDPLELRDAACADGWEGLIAKRLDAPYVEGRSHDWRKLKCVRDQEFVIGGWTDPAGSRSVLGALLVGYHEDGVLRYAGKVGTGFDDAALQLLRATLDPLTTDVDPFSDAPRERGRHWVRPELVCQVGFGEWTSDGRLRHPRYQGLRDDKDPREVVREVPPAREH from the coding sequence GTGGTCGACCTCGCCAACCTCCCGCCGGAGCAGGTCCGGGCGCTGCGGCGTGCCCCGGACGCGGGATTCCGCGCGCCGATGCTCGCGTCCCTGTCGAAGCCGACGGACCCGCCGCCGCCGCGGGCGGGCTGGTCGTTCGAGCGGAAGCTCGACGGGGTGCGGGTGATCGCGACCCGCGAGCGGGGGGAGCGGCCGCGGCTGTGGAGCCGGAACCGGAAGCCGGCCGACGCCAGCTACCCGGAGGTGGTCGAGGCCCTCGACGCGGCGGGGCCGGACCGGTTCGTGCTCGACGGGGAGATCATCGCGGCGGACGGCCGGTTCGGCTCGTTGCAGGCGCGGATGCACCTGTCGGACCCGCGGCGGGCCCGGGCGACCGGGGTGGCGATCGAGTGCCATCTGTTCGACCTGCTGGTGCTCGACGACCTCGACGTGACCCGCCTGCCGTTGGTGACGCGCAAGGCGTTGCTGGGGACGGTGGTGCGGCCGGAGCCGCCGGTGCTCGTGCTCTCCCCGGCCCTCGACGGCGACCCGCTCGAGCTGCGGGACGCCGCGTGCGCCGACGGATGGGAGGGCCTCATCGCCAAGCGCCTGGACGCGCCGTACGTCGAGGGCCGCAGCCACGACTGGCGCAAGCTCAAGTGCGTCCGCGACCAGGAGTTCGTGATCGGCGGGTGGACCGACCCGGCGGGGTCGCGCAGCGTGCTCGGGGCCCTGCTCGTCGGCTATCACGAGGACGGGGTGCTGCGGTACGCCGGGAAGGTCGGGACCGGGTTCGACGACGCCGCCCTCCAGCTGCTCCGCGCCACGCTCGACCCGCTCACGACCGACGTCGACCCGTTCTCCGACGCGCCCCGTGAGCGTGGCCGGCACTGGGTGCGCCCGGAGCTGGTGTGCCAGGTCGGGTTCGGGGAGTGGACCTCCGACGGCCGCCTGCGCCACCCCCGCTACCAGGGCCTGCGCGACGACAAGGACCCGCGCGAGGTGGTGCGGGAGGTGCCTCCGGCCCGTGAGCACTAA
- a CDS encoding DUF1206 domain-containing protein, translating into MSIVPASVVDDGPLLGRSESDELRDAPAWIEAIGRVGLVAYGLVHLGIAVLAIRIAALGPRSGHGDDGHADPRGAVALVAAGGGFFGRWLLAAAAVALVAFAFWQLRAAAVGFCWASPEERWRKRLGAAAKALGVLSVAYLAAEFATRLQGRRNAFQDTVREVFTYPVGRWAVGIIGLVAVGMFVSMTYTGVRATFMGDLVAAKLPGRRWTLTLVTGSIGNLTRAITFGVVGVLTTGAAIDDAPDAIGGVDVALRTMATYTIGATMFVVAGLGFAAYFVYCCMDAYARHP; encoded by the coding sequence ATGAGCATCGTGCCCGCTTCCGTCGTGGACGACGGGCCACTGCTCGGTCGATCGGAGTCGGACGAGTTGCGCGACGCACCCGCGTGGATCGAGGCGATCGGACGGGTCGGCCTCGTGGCCTACGGCCTGGTCCACCTCGGGATCGCGGTGCTGGCCATCCGGATCGCCGCGCTCGGGCCGCGTTCCGGGCACGGCGACGACGGGCACGCCGACCCGCGCGGTGCGGTCGCCCTCGTCGCCGCCGGGGGCGGGTTCTTCGGTCGGTGGCTGCTCGCCGCGGCGGCCGTCGCCCTCGTCGCGTTCGCGTTCTGGCAGCTGCGCGCGGCCGCCGTCGGCTTCTGCTGGGCCAGCCCCGAGGAGCGGTGGCGCAAGCGCCTCGGCGCGGCCGCGAAGGCCCTCGGCGTCCTGTCGGTCGCCTACCTGGCCGCCGAGTTCGCGACCCGCCTCCAGGGCCGCCGCAACGCCTTCCAGGACACGGTCCGCGAGGTGTTCACCTACCCCGTCGGCCGGTGGGCGGTGGGGATCATCGGGCTCGTGGCGGTCGGGATGTTCGTCTCGATGACCTACACCGGGGTCCGCGCCACGTTCATGGGCGACCTCGTCGCCGCCAAGCTGCCCGGCCGCCGCTGGACGCTCACGCTGGTCACCGGCTCGATCGGCAACCTGACCCGTGCGATCACCTTCGGCGTGGTCGGGGTCCTGACGACGGGTGCGGCGATCGACGACGCCCCGGACGCCATCGGCGGGGTCGACGTGGCCCTGCGGACGATGGCCACGTACACCATCGGCGCCACGATGTTCGTCGTCGCCGGCCTGGGGTTCGCCGCCTACTTCGTCTACTGCTGCATGGACGCGTACGCGCGGCACCCGTAG
- a CDS encoding glycosyltransferase family 9 protein — MNLHGAGPQSHARLDALAGDRPAVRIGHAAPGWDGPPWTDDPTRPERRRWCDLLAACGLVTADEAAAAADDLRLPEPPPPAVGTGAVVIHPGAAFGAKRWPVERFAAVAEAVAAAGHEVVVTGGPDEAALTGAVGGRDLAGRTSVGELCRLVAHARVVVAGDTGIAHVATAYGTPSVTLFGPVGPAQWGPPAGEERHVTLTDPTVRRGERFADDPDPALLAVGIEDVLRVVMPQLTDTSQRRRPDPGVPLGP, encoded by the coding sequence GTGAACCTCCACGGCGCCGGCCCGCAGAGCCACGCGCGGCTCGACGCGCTGGCCGGGGACCGGCCCGCCGTCCGGATCGGGCACGCCGCCCCGGGCTGGGACGGCCCGCCGTGGACCGACGACCCGACGCGCCCCGAACGCCGCCGCTGGTGCGACCTGCTCGCCGCCTGCGGGCTGGTCACCGCCGACGAGGCGGCCGCCGCCGCAGATGACCTGCGCCTGCCCGAGCCGCCCCCACCCGCCGTCGGGACGGGCGCGGTGGTGATCCACCCCGGCGCGGCCTTCGGCGCGAAACGGTGGCCGGTGGAGCGGTTCGCCGCCGTGGCGGAGGCGGTGGCGGCCGCGGGCCACGAGGTGGTGGTGACCGGCGGGCCGGACGAGGCGGCCCTGACCGGCGCCGTCGGAGGCCGTGACCTTGCGGGGCGGACCTCGGTCGGCGAGCTCTGCCGCCTCGTGGCGCACGCCCGGGTGGTGGTCGCCGGCGACACCGGCATCGCGCACGTCGCGACGGCCTATGGCACGCCGTCGGTGACCCTGTTCGGCCCGGTCGGCCCCGCGCAGTGGGGCCCGCCCGCGGGCGAGGAGCGGCACGTGACGCTGACCGACCCGACCGTGCGACGCGGCGAGCGGTTCGCCGACGATCCCGACCCGGCCCTGCTCGCCGTCGGGATCGAGGACGTCCTTCGGGTGGTCATGCCACAGCTCACAGACACGTCACAGCGACGGCGACCGGATCCAGGGGTACCACTGGGTCCATGA